Proteins co-encoded in one Kutzneria chonburiensis genomic window:
- a CDS encoding DUF4419 domain-containing protein, with product MRTATEPLPTLPLAEVQAELFGEVLASGGDPDTPVIEPNGVHPLLDAVSRAFGEHRPLVLSPDAVWLTIAQGVAQHIRLHAEELRPKLVGRPGREALVLEMLEPPANADEWRAVIEQLGKEVASRAAGADLFECDFTTSTEVERTASRVIMLDGYSPYFSYWMKFVCGIPRITLTGTVEDWRKIRSRVDRLPEFGLEKWVRSLVPIADEFVRAASGEPNLWFWQRIYNPADAYGGAVITGWAARFYPYLRVRGVSDCSNPLLDLPIGEPRNVTRNSYGAVESPSITTEQVPATLSQAVVRINNMVTGENTAVALHGGLVGVTQDRNWQLQPIAGWHITLATPAVGPVLDRIIRDHETTPPVDVPQFFPASAEYIELYRRMGSAGLHGGAARIVPHEEQRKVFAGTRERTLLGVVELADGRTVAMATDTDDIHWVLCRFEPDTENEQPKRWRLAESRADALDLGTSLAMVLDVLLDGDELERLEVGRLSDLDSGGL from the coding sequence GTGCGTACCGCGACCGAGCCGCTGCCCACCCTGCCACTGGCCGAGGTGCAGGCCGAGTTGTTCGGCGAGGTGCTGGCCAGTGGTGGTGACCCCGATACGCCGGTGATCGAGCCGAACGGCGTGCACCCGTTGCTGGACGCCGTGTCCCGGGCGTTCGGTGAGCACCGGCCGCTGGTGCTGTCGCCTGATGCCGTGTGGCTGACCATCGCCCAGGGTGTGGCCCAGCACATCCGGCTCCACGCGGAGGAGCTGCGGCCGAAGCTGGTCGGGCGTCCGGGCCGCGAGGCCCTCGTGCTGGAGATGCTGGAGCCACCAGCCAATGCCGACGAGTGGCGTGCGGTGATCGAGCAGTTGGGAAAGGAGGTGGCGAGCCGGGCAGCAGGTGCGGACCTGTTCGAGTGCGACTTCACCACCAGCACGGAGGTCGAGCGGACAGCCAGCCGAGTGATCATGCTCGACGGCTACTCGCCCTACTTCTCGTACTGGATGAAGTTCGTGTGCGGCATCCCGCGGATCACGCTTACCGGCACGGTCGAGGACTGGCGGAAGATCCGCTCGCGGGTCGATCGCCTGCCCGAGTTCGGGTTGGAGAAGTGGGTCCGGTCGCTGGTGCCGATCGCCGACGAGTTCGTCCGGGCCGCGAGCGGCGAGCCGAACCTGTGGTTCTGGCAGCGCATCTACAACCCGGCCGATGCCTATGGTGGTGCGGTGATCACGGGGTGGGCCGCGCGGTTCTACCCGTATCTGCGGGTCAGGGGCGTCAGTGACTGTTCGAATCCGCTGTTGGACCTGCCGATCGGTGAGCCGCGGAATGTCACACGCAACAGCTATGGCGCTGTCGAGAGCCCGTCGATCACGACCGAGCAGGTCCCGGCCACGCTGTCCCAGGCAGTGGTGCGGATCAACAACATGGTGACCGGCGAGAACACGGCGGTGGCGCTCCACGGCGGCCTGGTCGGGGTGACTCAGGACCGCAACTGGCAGCTGCAGCCGATCGCCGGCTGGCACATCACGTTGGCGACTCCGGCAGTCGGTCCGGTGCTGGACCGCATCATCCGGGACCACGAGACGACGCCGCCGGTCGATGTGCCGCAGTTCTTTCCCGCTTCGGCCGAGTACATCGAGCTCTATCGGCGGATGGGTTCGGCCGGCTTGCATGGCGGCGCGGCCCGGATCGTGCCGCATGAGGAACAGCGCAAGGTGTTTGCCGGTACCAGAGAGCGCACGCTGCTCGGTGTCGTCGAACTGGCCGACGGGCGGACCGTGGCCATGGCCACCGACACGGACGACATCCACTGGGTGCTGTGCCGGTTCGAGCCGGATACCGAGAACGAGCAGCCGAAGCGATGGCGGCTGGCCGAAAGTCGTGCCGACGCGCTTGACCTGGGCACGTCGCTGGCGATGGTGCTGGACGTCCTCCTCGACGGGGACGAGCTTGAGCGGTTGGAGGTGGGTCGGCTGAGCGACCTGGACTCAGGGGGTCTTTAG